The following coding sequences are from one Triticum aestivum cultivar Chinese Spring chromosome 5A, IWGSC CS RefSeq v2.1, whole genome shotgun sequence window:
- the LOC123102317 gene encoding protein WRKY1, which produces MEEVEAANSAAVESCHKLLALLSQQQDPALLRSIASETGEACAKFRKVVSLLSNGGGGRGGHARGRFSRRRKPVGFLSQKGFLESSSNTPLGMLMSGSAATPSPSAASAAQLRPQVGAPPQPRSLDLVSSSSKSAHQFGPPKMVQPLSVQFQFGATAHRYPFQQQQQNLQAQMFKRSNSGISLKFDTPSGGAGTISSPRSFMSSLSMDGSVASLDGKPPMRLLGGPAASDPLNVRQCAPKRRCAGRGEDGSGKCTTGGKCHCSKRRKLRIKRSIKVPAISNKISDIPPDEYSWRKYGQKPIKGSPHPRGYYKCSTVRGCPARKHVERCVDEPAMLIVTYEGEHSHNRLPTQSAQT; this is translated from the exons atggaggaggtggaggcggccaaCAGCGCGGCGGTGGAGAGCTGCCACAAGTTGCTGGCCTTGCTCTCCCAGCAGCAGGACCCAGCCCTTCTCAGGAGCATAGCTTCAGAGACGGGTGAGGCCTGTGCCAAGTTCAGGAAGGTGGTCTCCCTCCTCAGCAAtggtggcggcggcaggggagggcaTGCTAGAGGCAGGTTCTCCAGGAGAAGGAAGCCCGTGGGGTTCTTGAGCCAGAAAGGCTTCTTGGAGAGCAGCAGCAACACCCCATTGGGGATGCTCATGTCCGGGAGTGCAGCCACTCCATCCCCATCTGCTGCTTCGGCAGCGCAACTGCGGCCCCAGGTTGGCGCGCCGCCGCAGCCGCGCAGCCTCGATTTGGTCAGCTCAAGCAGCAAGAGCGCCCACCAGTTTGGCCCTCCGAAGATGGTCCAGCCATTGTCTGTGCAGTTCCAGTTTGGTGCCACTGCACATAGATACccattccagcagcagcagcagaatttACAGGCCCAAATGTTCAAGAGGAGCAACAGTGGGATCAGCCTGAAGTTTGATACCCCCAGTGGCGGCGCTGGGACAATCTCATCGCCGAGGTCTTTCATGTCCTCCCTGAGCATGGATGGCAGTGTAGCTAGCTTGGATGGAAAGCCGCCGATGCGTTTGCTCGGCGGCCCGGCTGCGAGCGACCCACTGAATGTGCGCCAATGCGCGCCTAAGCGGCGGTGTGCGGGCAGGGGTGAGGATGGCAGCGGCAAGTGCACCACAGGTGGCAAATGTCATTGCTCAAAAAGAAG GAAATTACGGATTAAGAGGTCGATTAAAGTGCCCGCCATTAGCAACAAAATATCTGATATACCTCCGGATGAATACTCATGGCGGAAGTACGGGCAGAAGCCGATTAAGGGTTCCCCTCATCCGAG GGGCTACTATAAATGCAGCACCGTCAGGGGCTGCCCGGCGAGGAAGCATGTTGAGCGGTGCGTGGACGAGCCGGCGATGCTCATCGTGACGTACGAAGGCGAGCACAGCCATAACCGGCTGCCAACACAGTCTGCCCAGACCTAG